In the Arachis ipaensis cultivar K30076 chromosome B10, Araip1.1, whole genome shotgun sequence genome, one interval contains:
- the LOC107620451 gene encoding pentatricopeptide repeat-containing protein At3g25210, mitochondrial-like, with protein sequence MTKQMKANGVIPDTFVLNMIIKAYSKCLELDEAIKVFRKMGLYGCEPNAYSYGYIAKGLCEKGRVNQGFKFLQEMRGKSFVPSAGTYVVIIYSLSMNRRFEDAIEVLFDMLENSKFPDHLTYKTVLEGLCPKGRANEAFDLLDECRKRNVNMNEKMYKALLRELHYICREGE encoded by the coding sequence ATGACTAAGCAAATGAAGGCCAATGGTGTTATTCCTGATACTTTTGTCCTCAACATGATAATTAAAGCTTATTCCAAGTGTTTGGAGCTTGATGAAGCCATTAAGGTTTTTCGCAAAATGGGCTTGTATGGCTGTGAGCCGAATGCTTATAGTTATGGATATATTGCAAAAGGTTTGTGTGAGAAGGGTAGGGTGAATCAGGGATTTAAGTTCTTGCAGGAAATGAGGGGTAAGAGTTTTGTGCCAAGTGCGGGTACTTATGTTGTAATCATTTACAGTCTTTCCATGAATCGGAGGTTTGAGGATGCCATCGAGGTTCTGTTTGATATGTTGGAGAACTCTAAGTTTCCTGACCACTTGACTTATAAGACTGTTCTGGAGGGATTGTGTCCCAAAGGGAGAGCCAATGAGGCTTTTGATCTGCTTGATGAGTGCAGGAAGAGGAATGTTAACATGAATGAAAAGATGTATAAGGCTTTGTTGAGAGAATTGCACTATATTTGCAGGGAAGGGGAGTAG